A window of Candidatus Binatus sp. genomic DNA:
TCGAAAGTACGTGGGATGATTGTGGGAGTTAGCCTGGCGCTCGCATTCGCGGCGATTGCGCCCTCGGTGCAGGCTCAGCCGGCCCCGCCGCCAGCAGCGGCCGCGAGCGGTGGCGCTGCGGTTCGCGCAGGCTACTTGACCTGTCATGTGTCGGCGGGATGGGGTTTTATTTTCGGCTCGTCGCGCAAACTCAATTGCTCGTATGCGATGCAGCCGGGATACACCGAATACTACACCGGCTCGATCACCAAGTTCGGCGCTGACATCGGCTATCTGTCGTCGGGCGTGATCCTGTGGGCGGTCATGGCCCCGACCACGAATCTCGGCCAGGGCGCGTTGGCAGGCCATTACGGCGGCGCGACGGCGAGCGCAGCAGTCGGAGTTGGCGCTGGCGCGAACGTGCTGGTCGGCGGCTTCAATAGCTCGGTAGCGCTGCAGCCGGTATCGATCGAAGGACAGAACGGATTGAACGTAGCGGCGGGCGTCGCCGAGATGACCCTGGTGTTCAACAAAGAGAAGCCGGCCAAGAGCACTCCGTGACGATCCGGGCCGCGGTCTTCGGGATCGCGGGCCGTGACGATGCTTGGGGGGGCGCGACGTAGCATCGCGAGCCTCGAAGGCAAAGCTGTGTATATCAGGGGCGGGAGCTGTCTCCCGCCTCTACTTTTTCCGGGAAGCGGCTTGCGGGCACCATGAAGCCGGGAAAAAGCATCGTATCCGGAAAAATCTGCCCAGATCGTCTCCAACCGAGAGTTATGCCGATTTTTAGGGAATTTTTGACGATTTTTCGCTCCTGAACCAGCCGGTGATCTGCAATTTTTACTCGATACGCGGTTGCGTAAGTTAAAAATTGGTTACGCTCAACACAACACCACGAAAA
This region includes:
- a CDS encoding DUF992 domain-containing protein; this encodes MNSKVRGMIVGVSLALAFAAIAPSVQAQPAPPPAAAASGGAAVRAGYLTCHVSAGWGFIFGSSRKLNCSYAMQPGYTEYYTGSITKFGADIGYLSSGVILWAVMAPTTNLGQGALAGHYGGATASAAVGVGAGANVLVGGFNSSVALQPVSIEGQNGLNVAAGVAEMTLVFNKEKPAKSTP